The Methanobrevibacter millerae genome includes the window AAGATAATTCCACTGATGTTTTTTCAATTCCAACAGTTTCACAAATTAATTTAGCAGCAGCTAGTGCTATTTGAGTACCTGATCCAAATCCTGAATGTGCTGAAAATGCATTGTGAACTTTAAAATCAAAACCAATATCCAAGTCAAAGTGATTGCAGACATCTTCGTAAGCCTGTCTAATCTTTAAATTGCATTCTTCAATAGCTTCTTCATCAGTAATGCTTTCATCAAATTCTACATTAACTCCATTTTCTGTTTGAGTACTTTCTAAAATAAATTGAGGATTTTGTATTGAAAATCCTATTCCGCCATCAATTCTTCCATATGAGCCATTCAAATCAAGTAATGTTATATGGATTCTAGCAGGTGTTCTAATTATCATAATTTATCGCCCATAATTTTTTAATACATATATACTATTCAACTTACTATATAAATAAATATCCATCATATAATGAAAAATGATTATTTTGTAACTAAAATCAACCCAACTATACAAATAACTATACCCAAAACTTGCTTTAAAGAAATATTTTCTTTATATGCAACAAAACCTACAATAAGCAGCGTGCATGCAAGACAAATATTTGCAACAACTGAAGCATTGCTGACCTTCCATCCTGCACGATATATTAAAATATAGCCTGTTTCCAAACCTACAATGGATATTCCCAGAACAATAGATGTCCAATTAATCTTTGATATTTCAAAAGCCACATTTTCCGGCCTTGAAATAACAAAAAATAATATTATAGTAACTATTGTTGCGGTTACATATGTAAAGATTAATGTAACAAATGGATCAACATCCCCCGGAGTTGATTTAGTACAAATGTTATACATAGTATTTGCTAAAACAACCAAAACCATTGGAAAGATTAAACTTATTGCCGTATTGTCCATTTTATTCCACATCAAAGTCTACAATTTCCCCATTATCATCAACTATTTTAGCAATTGTATCCTGTGCATCTTTAAGCTTATCATCACAAGCTTTAACCAAATCCATTGCTTTTTTAAATTCTTCAATTGCATTATCCAGTGGAACATCACCTTTTTCCAGTTTTGCAACAATTTCTTCCAATTCCTTTAAGTTATCTTCAAAACTGACATTTTCTTCTACCATATTAAATCACCTTTGTATTAACATTACCGTCTTCAAATTCGACTTCCAGATCATCTCCAGATTTTAACTGTTTAGCACTTGAGACAACCTTACCTTCAATTTTAGCTAATGTATATCCTCTTTTCAATGTATTTAGAGGATTTAATATTTCTAATTTTGATAATTGTAATAAATAATTTTCTTTTTGATTTTTAATAATATTTTCAGGATTTTTTAAAACATTGGAATTTTTCAACAAATCCAATTTATTTTTATTTCTCATTATTAATGATTCGGAAGAATGCTGTAAACGACGAACAACATTATCCAACATCATTTCTTTAGGAGCATAAAGTTCACATGGTGCTTTGAATAACTGTTTGGATACAATATTATCCAATTTAGATTTATTTTCATCCAAAGTTTTATTTATTGCCAAATTAGCCCTTAAACTAAGTTGATTTATACCATTTTTTATTTCCTCATATGGTGGAACTGCAATTTCAGCAGCTGCCGTTGGAGTTGCTGCCCTAAAGTCAGCTACAAAATCAGCTATGGTAAAATCGATTTCATGACCCACAGCACTAATAACAGGAGTATTGCAATCATATATTGCTCTTGCAACAATCTCTTCATTGAACGACCATAAATCTTCAATGCTTCCCCCACCTCTTCCAACAATAAGAGTATCCAAATTAAATTTTTCAGACCTTTTTATTTGATATACTATATTTTCAGCAGCCTTATCTCCCTGAACAAGTGAAGGAAATAATAGCACTTCGCATAACGGCCAGCGCCTTTTAATTGTTGTTATGATATCACGAATCGCAGCACCATTTGCCGCAGTGACAACCCCAATTCTTTTTGGAAAATTAGGAATTTTCTTTTTATGTGAATCATCAAACAAGCCTTCCTTGTTGGGTTTTTCTTTTAGTTCCTCATATTTTCTGTGTAAATCACCAATACCGTCTTTGGATATTTCACTAACATACAACTGATAAGTTCCATAGTTTTTATAGACTTCAATTTTTCCTTCTATAAGAACTTTCATCCCATCTTTTGGTTTGAATTTGAGTTTATATCTAGCTCCAAACATGACACCACGAATTTGACTTTCCTCATCTTTTAAAGTAAAATACAGGTGTCCACTTCGATATAATTTGACATTTGATAGTTCGCCCTTAATAAAAATATGTTTTAAATTAGAATCGCTACCAATTAACTCACCAATATAGTCAGTGACCTTAGATACAGTGATATACTCCTCAACCATAAAATATCACCTTAAATAATAATTTGTTAACAAGAAGTAAATACTTTTTTGATGATAGAATTTAATTATTTAAAAAACAAAGAAGATAATATGGCAGACAAAGATTTGAAATTAGAAACAAAATGCTATGATGCTAATGAATATGGATACCTATATGGATTAAACAAAAGGATTCCTGATGAAGAATTTGAAAAAGTAAAACCTTATATGAGAGATTTTAGAAGAAAAGACTTCTTAGATGGAATCATAAAAGTTACTGGAAGGCCAGAAGGTTATCGCTGCCTGGAAAAAGATGTCAGTAAAGTTGAGGAAATTCTAGGGATAGAAAATACACTAGAAAAAAGACAGAATAAGATTAAAAAGGCATTTGAAGATCCGATTCAAAAAGTAAATCTTAAAGATAAAGCATACAACTGGCTCAATACCCTTTTTAAAACTGGAGGAACAAGACCTAAGCAGGATTTGAGCCGTTTGGCAATCCATTCAACAAAAATTTATGATCCGGACGACAGCTTTAAAAATGGAGCTGAAGACGGTGAGGGAACATTGTTCATGTACACTCCTCACGGAATGTGGTATATTATCAACAATTGCGGAAAGTATAGTGATTTAAGCTTGAATAATGTAAAAACACCTCAAGGAGGAGCTATTGGCTATAGATTAATGTATGATGATACTCTTGATACATTGATTAGAATATACACAGAAGAAAATGAGTATGGTGGTGAAAAATTATATTAATTATTGACATCAACTATTTATGATAAAAAAATAATAATTAAAAAAATGTAAAAAATATGTGATATTATGGAATATGATATTAAAAGTATAGCCATTTATACAATAATTGCAACACTTATTGCATCTATCATTGATGCAGTATTTTTCGCATCAAATATTGTTGCATATAGTTCTATAATTGCTATAGCAATAGCAGGAGTTATTATTGGATTTTTAGCAAAAAATTTAGAAACTGCAGGATTGCAGGAGGAATAGTGGGTTTTATAGTCTCAATTCTTCAATCATTTATAGCTCCAATATTTTTAAAAGGAACAAGCATCCACATATTAGATTCTTATTATGCAATTATTTGTGTAAGTACAATTTGTAGAGCGGGAGTTAGTTTAATCATAACAAGAAATGATTAAACACCACCATCACAACCAAACCATTAAATGAATGAAAATACTACCCATCCAACATCAAATTATCACCTAAAAAAGAAAAGACCTATTACTAAATTAAAAATACTTAAAAATCAAGTATTATTAAATATAAAGAAAAAGCTTTATGCGACTTAAATAATTTTTAAAACAAACATATAATTACCTAAAAAGAGGTGAAATTATGGATAAGAAAAAAATTATTATTGCAGTAGTCGTTATTATCGCAATTATTGCTGCAGGATTATTAATTTTAGGTAGTTCAGACATAACATTACAAGGTGTGGGTGCAAAAGTTACTATACCAAATAACTACACCGTAGATGATAAAGGAGTAGCAAGTGCAGGAGACGTGAAAATAGCATTTATAGGATCTGCTGATGGAACAAATGCAGATGTTGAAAAGTTTTATGGAGCTATAGCTAAATCTGGAAATGAATCAGGATATAAAAACTATAAAAATGGAACTATAGGTGATTTCAAATTCCAAGAATTTAGTGCTAATCCAAAAGAACTTAAAAATATTACAACTGAAAAAGTTACCTCCGGAGATACAACATCATGGACAGAATATCCTCCACAAATGGCAACCGTAGGTATGTTAAATGATGACAGTGTTGTTAATATGAGAAGAGTTACTTTTGTTAATACAAAAGATAATACAATTAATGATTTATTAATTTACTCAAACAATACGAATATTGATTTAAACACTCCAGAGTTTGATAAAATAATAAATAGTATTGCAATTTTAGAAAAATAGATAATTAATTTATTTTTCTATTATTTATTTTTTAAATATTTTCAATATAAATAAAAAAAAGAATTTAGTAATGACTTTGTGGAGTCATTCCTAAATGATGATCTTCGCTTTTCTTACCAGGAATTCCATAAGCATCAGCTCTACATTGAGTACATGCCCTAAATACTGGTATAATCTCTTCAACTTGTTCACGAACACTTTCCATCATTGAACAATCAGGACGTGAATAATGTTTCATTTTTCCTAACGGTATCAATGGCAGAATATTCATTAAAGAAGCACCTCTCTTTTTAACTTCTTTAGCTATTTCAACAATGTGTTCGTCATTCAATCCAGGAATTAAAACTGAATTTACTTTAACAACCATTCCATTAGCTGCTGCCTTTTCAACACCATCCAATTGATTTTGAATCAAAATTTTAACAGCGTCATAATCCTTATAGACTTTACCTTCATATTTAATAAATGAATAAATATCCACTGCAATATCTGGATCAATTGCATTTATTGTTACGGTTACAGAATTTACACCTAATTCTGCAAGTCTGTCAGCATATTTTGGGAGCAACAATCCATTAGTACTCATACATTTAATTAAGTCAGGATGTTTTTCGGCCATTTTTTCAAAGAATTCAAATGTTTCCTCATTTGCAAGTGAATCTCCAGGCCCTGCAACCCCAACAACTGAAATTGGACCGTCTGCAGTTACATCATCAATATGAGCAATTGCATCATCAGGTTTCATGATACAACTTGTTACACCAGGTCTGTCTTCCTCATTATTAATATCCCTCGTACAGAAGTTACAGAATATATTACACTTAGGTGCAACTGGCACATGAGCTCTTCCAACTTTATCATGCATTTTTTCATTAAAGCAAGGATGTGCTTTAGTTATATGTGCAAATCTTGAACCTTTATGTTCAGCCATAATAACCACTTCTCCATATTTATTTATACTAATTTTATAACAAGTGTTATATAAATTTTTCTACATTCCGTTATTTAATTCAGCAATATA containing:
- a CDS encoding radical SAM protein; this translates as MAEHKGSRFAHITKAHPCFNEKMHDKVGRAHVPVAPKCNIFCNFCTRDINNEEDRPGVTSCIMKPDDAIAHIDDVTADGPISVVGVAGPGDSLANEETFEFFEKMAEKHPDLIKCMSTNGLLLPKYADRLAELGVNSVTVTINAIDPDIAVDIYSFIKYEGKVYKDYDAVKILIQNQLDGVEKAAANGMVVKVNSVLIPGLNDEHIVEIAKEVKKRGASLMNILPLIPLGKMKHYSRPDCSMMESVREQVEEIIPVFRACTQCRADAYGIPGKKSEDHHLGMTPQSHY
- a CDS encoding EamA family transporter, with the translated sequence MDNTAISLIFPMVLVVLANTMYNICTKSTPGDVDPFVTLIFTYVTATIVTIILFFVISRPENVAFEISKINWTSIVLGISIVGLETGYILIYRAGWKVSNASVVANICLACTLLIVGFVAYKENISLKQVLGIVICIVGLILVTK
- a CDS encoding exodeoxyribonuclease VII small subunit; this translates as MVEENVSFEDNLKELEEIVAKLEKGDVPLDNAIEEFKKAMDLVKACDDKLKDAQDTIAKIVDDNGEIVDFDVE
- the xseA gene encoding exodeoxyribonuclease VII large subunit, translating into MVEEYITVSKVTDYIGELIGSDSNLKHIFIKGELSNVKLYRSGHLYFTLKDEESQIRGVMFGARYKLKFKPKDGMKVLIEGKIEVYKNYGTYQLYVSEISKDGIGDLHRKYEELKEKPNKEGLFDDSHKKKIPNFPKRIGVVTAANGAAIRDIITTIKRRWPLCEVLLFPSLVQGDKAAENIVYQIKRSEKFNLDTLIVGRGGGSIEDLWSFNEEIVARAIYDCNTPVISAVGHEIDFTIADFVADFRAATPTAAAEIAVPPYEEIKNGINQLSLRANLAINKTLDENKSKLDNIVSKQLFKAPCELYAPKEMMLDNVVRRLQHSSESLIMRNKNKLDLLKNSNVLKNPENIIKNQKENYLLQLSKLEILNPLNTLKRGYTLAKIEGKVVSSAKQLKSGDDLEVEFEDGNVNTKVI